The following coding sequences lie in one Hyphobacterium sp. CCMP332 genomic window:
- a CDS encoding NAD-dependent epimerase/dehydratase family protein — MRILILGADGYLGWPTAMHFAAQGHEVIAVDNYLRRLIAQQTSSEPLFETPNLDDRAKLFKAEHGKSIDVEIGDLADLRWCDNLFAKHKPDVVVHYAEQPSAPYSMRGLDEAEMTMKNNLGVTFNVIWGMLNHCPDAHLVKLGTMGEYGTPNIDIEEGWIDVEHKGRSQKFLYPRQAGSLYHTTKVLDTDLLWFYVRLYGLRVTDLMQGPVYGLETAEAEANECLMPNFHYDDIFGTVVNRFLVQAIAGVPLTVYGKGGQTRGYLNLKDTLNCVDLASNNAADKGELRIFNQFTEQFSVNELADRVHAAGKRVGLDVKVKSIPNPRKELEDHYYNAKSTGLLELGLKPNFMTEDVLVRMLETIMSHKDRIDESKILPRVKWNG; from the coding sequence ATGCGTATTCTAATTCTTGGGGCCGATGGCTATCTGGGTTGGCCAACAGCGATGCATTTCGCGGCGCAAGGTCATGAGGTTATCGCTGTTGATAACTATCTGCGGCGCCTGATCGCTCAACAGACTTCATCCGAGCCATTGTTCGAGACACCAAACCTCGATGACCGGGCCAAGCTGTTCAAAGCTGAGCACGGCAAGTCCATCGATGTTGAGATTGGCGATTTGGCCGATCTGCGCTGGTGTGACAATCTGTTTGCCAAGCACAAGCCTGATGTGGTTGTTCACTATGCAGAGCAGCCTTCAGCGCCTTATTCCATGCGCGGCCTTGATGAGGCTGAGATGACGATGAAAAACAATCTGGGCGTCACTTTCAACGTGATCTGGGGCATGCTCAACCACTGCCCCGATGCCCACCTGGTCAAGCTCGGCACCATGGGTGAATACGGAACGCCCAATATCGATATCGAAGAAGGCTGGATTGATGTGGAGCACAAGGGTCGCTCACAGAAATTCCTCTATCCTCGTCAGGCGGGCAGCCTCTATCATACTACTAAAGTGCTCGATACCGACCTGTTATGGTTCTATGTGCGCCTGTATGGCCTGCGCGTGACCGATCTGATGCAGGGTCCGGTTTACGGTCTGGAAACTGCCGAGGCAGAGGCCAATGAGTGCCTGATGCCGAACTTCCACTATGACGATATCTTCGGCACGGTTGTGAACCGCTTCCTGGTACAAGCCATCGCCGGCGTGCCTTTGACGGTTTATGGCAAGGGCGGACAGACCCGCGGCTATCTGAACCTGAAAGACACGCTGAACTGCGTCGACCTGGCCTCCAACAATGCCGCCGACAAAGGTGAGCTTCGCATCTTCAACCAGTTCACCGAGCAATTCTCGGTCAATGAATTGGCCGATCGGGTTCATGCGGCGGGCAAGCGCGTTGGCCTGGACGTGAAGGTCAAGTCCATTCCAAACCCACGCAAGGAATTGGAAGATCACTATTACAACGCTAAAAGCACCGGCCTGCTTGAACTGGGTCTGAAGCCCAACTTCATGACAGAAGATGTTCTGGTGCGCATGCTTGAAACCATTATGTCACACAAAGACCGGATTGATGAGAGCAAAATCTTGCCACGCGTCAAATGGAATGGTTAA
- a CDS encoding polysaccharide biosynthesis protein, producing MGRALVDQLLKYDVERVIAIDNNESELFFLGTDYAKDNRLVSFLLDISDTSHLYRRLIGVDYVIHAAAFKHVPLCEQSPVSAVRNNITGTQSVIDAARRANVKKVLFTSSDKAVNPTNVMGTSKLMGERLITAANLDSSNNRTKFASTRFGNVIGSRGSVFPIFRDQIKKRQPITLTHPDMTRFMMTLDESVRLVLNSLALMVGGEVFVTKMPVVCIKDFAEALVDYYAKQDGFDRKEVDIHVIGLRPGEKLFEELTTSEEVNRSYEIDDFIVVLPGFKVIYEDFDFTTYKERGEPSTEVYDSSKRAKLDNEASLALVREAGLIT from the coding sequence GTGGGTCGCGCCCTGGTCGATCAATTGCTGAAATATGACGTCGAGCGCGTCATCGCGATTGATAACAATGAAAGTGAACTTTTCTTCCTAGGCACTGATTATGCCAAGGACAACCGTCTGGTGTCCTTCCTTCTGGATATCAGTGACACCTCTCACCTTTATCGTCGTTTGATCGGTGTCGATTACGTCATCCATGCAGCGGCTTTCAAGCATGTGCCCTTGTGTGAGCAATCTCCCGTCTCTGCTGTTCGCAATAACATCACCGGCACCCAATCAGTGATCGATGCGGCCCGTCGCGCCAATGTGAAAAAAGTTCTGTTCACATCCTCCGACAAGGCGGTGAACCCGACCAATGTCATGGGGACGTCCAAGCTGATGGGTGAGCGCCTGATCACGGCCGCCAATCTCGACAGCTCCAATAACCGCACGAAATTCGCTTCGACACGGTTTGGCAATGTGATCGGTTCACGCGGGTCTGTTTTCCCGATCTTCCGCGACCAGATCAAGAAACGCCAACCCATTACCCTCACTCATCCTGACATGACCCGCTTCATGATGACACTCGATGAGTCCGTGCGTCTGGTGCTGAACTCTTTGGCTCTGATGGTCGGCGGCGAAGTCTTCGTCACCAAGATGCCGGTTGTCTGTATCAAGGACTTTGCCGAAGCTCTGGTGGATTACTACGCCAAGCAAGACGGGTTTGACCGCAAAGAGGTAGACATCCATGTCATTGGCCTGCGTCCGGGTGAAAAACTGTTTGAAGAGCTGACCACGAGTGAAGAGGTCAATCGCTCTTATGAAATCGACGATTTCATCGTTGTGCTGCCGGGCTTCAAAGTCATCTATGAAGACTTTGATTTCACGACTTACAAGGAGCGCGGGGAGCCTTCGACTGAAGTCTATGACAGTTCCAAGCGGGCAAAGCTTGATAACGAGGCCTCCTTAGCCCTCGTGCGTGAAGCGGGCTTGATCACTTAA